In Geopsychrobacter electrodiphilus DSM 16401, a single window of DNA contains:
- a CDS encoding DUF2182 domain-containing protein: MNSVGSTYSRDQAIVLGGLAGLCLLAWLYLFYLARMMGQMPAGMAMTEPQMMSWSGTDLLFCFIMWAVMMVGMMIPSAAPMIMIFSQTYRKQFGQGQPYVPTSLFVLGYLAVWTAFSLVATAAQWGLHTTALLSPTLLKSTSPMLGGVILIAAGLFQWTDLKQRCLQHCRSPLNFLLNEWRDGRLGALSMGLRHGLFCLGCCWALMGLLFVTGVMNLLWVALIGIFVLVEKLVLFQRWVSGSAGALLVSWGLWQLLAH; encoded by the coding sequence ATGAACTCTGTCGGTTCGACATATAGCCGCGATCAGGCGATTGTTCTCGGAGGGCTGGCCGGGCTCTGCCTGCTGGCCTGGCTTTATCTGTTCTACCTGGCCAGAATGATGGGCCAGATGCCGGCCGGCATGGCCATGACCGAGCCACAGATGATGAGCTGGAGCGGGACCGATTTGCTGTTCTGCTTCATCATGTGGGCGGTGATGATGGTCGGCATGATGATCCCCTCGGCCGCGCCAATGATCATGATCTTCTCCCAGACCTACCGCAAACAGTTCGGCCAAGGACAGCCTTACGTCCCAACCAGCCTGTTCGTCCTCGGCTACCTGGCGGTCTGGACGGCCTTCAGTCTGGTTGCCACTGCTGCCCAGTGGGGGCTGCATACAACCGCCCTGCTCTCACCAACCCTGCTCAAAAGTACCAGCCCGATGCTTGGCGGCGTCATCCTTATTGCCGCCGGTCTCTTCCAGTGGACTGATCTGAAACAGCGCTGCCTGCAGCACTGTCGCTCGCCCCTGAACTTTTTGCTGAACGAATGGCGCGATGGCCGTTTGGGGGCCCTGAGCATGGGGCTTCGTCATGGCCTGTTCTGCCTGGGTTGCTGCTGGGCGCTAATGGGGTTGTTGTTCGTCACCGGGGTAATGAACCTGCTCTGGGTGGCATTGATCGGCATCTTTGTGCTGGTCGAAAAACTGGTCCTTTTTCAGCGCTGGGTGAGTGGCAGTGCAGGAGCGCTACTGGTCAGCTGGGGGCTTTGGCAGCTTTTGGCACACTGA
- a CDS encoding DUF1326 domain-containing protein, which produces MNWKIDGTYFETCNCDTGCPCVFLSAPPSGDCTALVGWHITNGHFDEINLRDLNAVLAVHSPGHMAEVPWQAALYIDSKGDSGQQEALSKIFSGQAGGHPSRLATHIGEFFGVKSVEIVYQASGKNRSLSIPGIAAAEIEAIGGQAEGEATISGHPLAIAPGYPLVVAKSKRMNYTDHSFHWEITQKNGYYSPFAYNG; this is translated from the coding sequence ATGAATTGGAAAATTGATGGTACCTACTTCGAAACTTGCAACTGTGACACGGGCTGTCCCTGCGTATTCCTGAGTGCTCCACCCAGCGGTGATTGCACCGCGCTGGTCGGCTGGCACATTACCAACGGGCATTTCGATGAGATCAACCTTCGCGACCTCAACGCCGTCCTGGCCGTCCACTCTCCCGGCCACATGGCCGAAGTCCCCTGGCAGGCCGCTCTCTACATTGACAGTAAAGGGGATTCCGGACAGCAGGAAGCGCTGAGCAAAATATTTTCCGGCCAGGCCGGCGGGCACCCGTCGCGACTGGCCACACATATCGGCGAATTCTTCGGGGTCAAAAGTGTCGAGATAGTTTATCAGGCTAGCGGTAAAAACCGCAGCCTGAGCATTCCGGGGATTGCCGCGGCCGAAATCGAAGCGATCGGCGGCCAGGCGGAAGGAGAAGCGACCATCTCCGGCCATCCCCTCGCCATTGCCCCTGGATACCCGCTGGTGGTCGCAAAATCCAAACGCATGAACTACACCGACCACAGCTTTCATTGGGAGATTACCCAGAAGAACGGCTACTACTCTCCCTTCGCTTATAACGGATGA
- a CDS encoding response regulator, with translation MTPRIIVFEDDEASRRLMTILLEQRGYEVISAADPTICPLYSDREKPCPHVDACGDILLTDNRMPNMTGLEFVETQSQRGCKGIIQNKAVISGTWSSKECEQAEKLGCKMFYKPVCISEIFEWIEEQITKIPLNRKLAPLYR, from the coding sequence ATGACTCCAAGAATAATTGTATTCGAAGATGATGAAGCGAGCCGTCGGCTCATGACCATTTTGCTGGAACAAAGAGGCTATGAGGTCATAAGCGCGGCCGATCCAACGATTTGCCCTCTCTACTCAGATCGTGAAAAACCTTGCCCTCATGTAGATGCCTGCGGCGATATCTTATTGACTGACAATCGGATGCCCAATATGACAGGCTTAGAATTTGTTGAAACTCAGAGCCAAAGAGGGTGCAAGGGAATTATTCAAAATAAAGCCGTAATTTCTGGTACCTGGAGTTCGAAGGAATGTGAACAGGCTGAGAAGCTGGGGTGCAAAATGTTTTACAAGCCCGTCTGTATCTCAGAGATATTTGAATGGATAGAAGAGCAGATAACAAAAATCCCCCTCAACCGAAAACTGGCGCCACTGTATAGGTAA
- a CDS encoding NAD(P)H-quinone oxidoreductase translates to MKAVLIDEFGGVDVLKVDAAERPQPKADEVLIKVAATSINRPDLVQREGKYPPPPGDSVILGLEVAGIIEELGSGVSGWKVGDRVMSLVGGGGYAEYAVAYACHLMPIPASMSFEEAACVNESYITAFLNVFMIGGLKDGQTAILHGGGGGVNTAAIQLAKALTPNAKLIVTAHPSKMERVKELGADLVLDFTTTPDFSEAVKEFTHKKGVDVILDHVGAKYLAPNMASLGYTGKLVIIGIISGIKAELNLALMMVKRQQIIGSVLRSRPVPEKGEIVAEFTRRALPKFADRSIVPIIEQVFDIEQIQDAHRMMEEDKHFGKIVLKIG, encoded by the coding sequence ATGAAAGCAGTCCTGATAGATGAATTCGGTGGCGTCGACGTATTGAAAGTCGACGCGGCCGAACGGCCACAGCCCAAAGCTGATGAAGTTTTGATCAAGGTCGCCGCGACCAGCATCAACCGCCCCGATCTGGTCCAGCGTGAAGGTAAATACCCGCCACCTCCGGGTGATTCAGTGATTCTCGGCCTCGAAGTCGCGGGCATCATCGAAGAACTCGGCAGCGGAGTGAGCGGCTGGAAGGTCGGTGATCGCGTCATGTCGCTGGTCGGTGGCGGTGGCTATGCCGAGTATGCCGTGGCCTACGCCTGCCACCTGATGCCGATCCCCGCCAGTATGAGCTTTGAGGAGGCCGCCTGTGTCAATGAGAGTTATATCACCGCTTTCCTGAATGTCTTCATGATCGGCGGTCTTAAAGATGGCCAGACGGCGATCCTCCACGGCGGCGGCGGCGGCGTCAACACCGCCGCGATTCAATTGGCCAAGGCGCTGACCCCCAACGCTAAACTGATCGTGACAGCGCATCCGAGCAAGATGGAGCGGGTTAAAGAGCTGGGCGCCGATCTGGTCCTCGACTTCACCACCACCCCCGACTTCAGCGAAGCGGTTAAGGAATTCACCCATAAAAAAGGGGTGGATGTCATCCTCGACCATGTCGGCGCCAAGTACCTCGCGCCCAACATGGCGAGCCTGGGCTATACCGGCAAGCTGGTCATCATCGGCATCATCAGCGGCATCAAGGCCGAACTCAACCTGGCGTTGATGATGGTCAAACGCCAGCAGATCATCGGCAGCGTGCTGCGCAGCCGCCCGGTTCCCGAAAAGGGCGAGATCGTCGCCGAGTTCACCCGTCGCGCCCTGCCCAAGTTCGCCGACCGTTCGATCGTACCGATCATCGAACAGGTCTTCGACATCGAGCAGATTCAGGATGCACACCGCATGATGGAAGAGGACAAACACTTCGGCAAGATTGTGCTGAAGATCGGCTGA
- a CDS encoding rubredoxin-like domain-containing protein — protein MQKRWRCTVCGYVHQGDEPPDICPVCGVGSEKFELLVEQSDDKSAPSGIKGLLREMIDTFMPHAVAAHFPNALVPTLGLFLMLCLLVGLKTLDHGIYLLLAMIAVSVPATVATGIYSWRHHYNGARSQIFHRKLILGGCLILICLEMLFMRYTNPELLIAPGGATWFFLALAAAALLCVTMLGHYGGMLVFGRIEKTPGKFD, from the coding sequence ATGCAGAAACGCTGGCGTTGTACGGTTTGTGGTTATGTTCATCAGGGGGATGAACCGCCGGATATCTGTCCGGTCTGCGGCGTTGGGTCGGAGAAGTTTGAGCTGTTGGTCGAACAGAGTGATGACAAATCCGCTCCTTCGGGGATCAAAGGTCTGCTGCGGGAGATGATCGATACCTTCATGCCCCACGCCGTGGCCGCCCATTTCCCCAATGCCCTGGTGCCGACCCTGGGACTTTTTCTCATGCTCTGTCTGCTGGTCGGGTTGAAAACCCTGGATCACGGGATCTATCTGCTGCTGGCGATGATCGCTGTCAGTGTGCCCGCCACGGTGGCGACCGGTATTTATAGCTGGCGGCATCATTACAATGGCGCCAGGAGTCAAATCTTTCACCGCAAGTTGATCCTCGGCGGTTGTCTGATCCTGATCTGTCTGGAGATGCTGTTCATGCGCTATACCAACCCGGAGCTTCTCATTGCCCCCGGCGGAGCAACCTGGTTCTTCCTCGCCCTGGCAGCGGCGGCTCTCTTGTGTGTCACGATGCTCGGTCATTACGGTGGGATGCTGGTTTTTGGGCGGATCGAAAAGACCCCTGGGAAATTCGATTAA
- a CDS encoding NAD(P)/FAD-dependent oxidoreductase, protein MKRDIEEKGAIIQRDRRTYAIVPHLPAGLATPEQLELIAAVARRFGARLKLSSAQRVLIVGLAEEDLDAAWADLGGMNRARPFGPCVRSVKICPGTDFCKRGQQDSVALGLKLDARYQAKELPWKLKMAVSGCMNDCAEACIRDIALLGTPKGWHLQVGGNGGSAPRLSRRLLEHIPTEEEALTAVIRLVDWFIAQNRKCRIGKLIDEVGLDEVRRVVLDEG, encoded by the coding sequence ATGAAACGCGATATTGAGGAAAAGGGAGCTATCATTCAACGTGATCGCAGGACCTATGCGATCGTGCCGCACTTGCCCGCCGGGTTGGCCACGCCCGAACAGTTGGAGCTGATTGCTGCCGTGGCGCGCCGTTTCGGGGCACGCCTCAAGTTGAGCAGCGCCCAGCGGGTCTTGATCGTCGGTCTGGCCGAAGAGGATCTTGATGCGGCCTGGGCCGATTTGGGCGGGATGAACCGCGCGCGACCGTTCGGTCCCTGTGTGCGTTCGGTAAAAATCTGCCCCGGCACCGACTTCTGCAAGCGTGGGCAGCAGGATTCTGTCGCGCTCGGGTTGAAGCTCGATGCACGCTATCAGGCCAAAGAATTGCCCTGGAAACTGAAGATGGCGGTTTCGGGTTGCATGAACGACTGCGCCGAAGCCTGCATCAGGGATATCGCCCTGCTCGGCACGCCCAAAGGCTGGCATCTGCAGGTCGGAGGCAATGGCGGTTCGGCCCCACGCCTGAGTCGTCGCCTGCTGGAACATATCCCGACTGAAGAAGAGGCTCTGACCGCAGTCATCCGGCTGGTCGACTGGTTTATCGCTCAAAACCGCAAATGCCGGATTGGTAAGCTGATCGACGAGGTCGGGTTGGACGAGGTTCGCCGGGTTGTGCTGGACGAGGGGTAG
- a CDS encoding sensor histidine kinase, whose translation MAIRGSDLVEDPDVFPTFDSFHRFLTRQAVFASILLEPVTIFALEDGREVRLQPAASRPIGSLPARFWFLNAIGIISCLLGAGIISVRLDVRAAQVYAIAGVGLMVSTMAVAVISSRELALDPGLLFNLRTVYHLGNDVYALFAIFLLALYPTPLKSFFLPGLASLLVLLFLGNEFFEWTDLPGNTTLIQAPIYMAIALIIGFRQWQNSRGSAIDQAAFKWFLLAFLIPTGLGCFLYFVLLLITGHAVFSVSVGLGCFLFMHVSLALGILKYRLFDIDRWWFNIWLWFFAGVSVLIVDGLLAFSMHLSTGSALPLSLLFVGWGYFPVRQWVLGRIYRKHRKRFEQYLPILVAGIVDQEKHGDVLWEFVLTEIFEPLSQKFSPGNIASPKILQYGQILQVPNISGEGTIEIMFPKKGQRLFSAMDVRLVDELHKISSQTESRLAAHTRGAQEERERILRDLHDDIGGRLLSLAQTSSSQRTSQLAREALRALRDIVYSLDPQASIALEEALANWRQKLHERCESASVIFDWQVRPFDFEYQLSPRQLTNLSRVLSEAVTNAFSHADLDQLWVAWHLEGQQLRASIRNNGVGHESEEVRFGKGLNNMRRRIADLGGTLDHFCRPEDNSFEVRLSLPLSPEP comes from the coding sequence TTGGCAATTCGCGGATCTGACCTGGTGGAAGATCCCGATGTCTTTCCGACCTTCGATTCTTTCCATCGCTTCCTGACGAGACAGGCTGTGTTTGCCAGTATTTTGCTTGAACCAGTGACGATCTTTGCGCTGGAGGATGGTCGGGAGGTGCGCCTGCAACCGGCCGCTTCCCGCCCCATTGGTTCGCTGCCGGCTAGGTTCTGGTTTCTGAATGCTATCGGGATTATCTCCTGTCTCCTTGGCGCGGGGATTATCTCCGTGCGGTTAGATGTGCGGGCCGCTCAGGTGTACGCCATTGCCGGGGTCGGCCTGATGGTCAGCACCATGGCGGTCGCTGTCATCTCCTCACGCGAACTCGCTCTGGATCCGGGGTTGCTGTTCAACCTGCGCACCGTTTATCACCTGGGAAACGATGTCTATGCCCTCTTCGCGATCTTTCTGCTTGCTCTCTACCCCACACCGCTGAAATCGTTTTTTCTTCCTGGGCTGGCCAGCCTGCTGGTCTTGCTGTTTCTGGGGAATGAATTCTTCGAATGGACCGATCTTCCGGGGAATACCACCCTGATTCAAGCGCCGATCTATATGGCGATTGCCCTGATTATCGGGTTTCGGCAATGGCAAAATTCCAGAGGAAGCGCCATCGATCAGGCCGCGTTCAAGTGGTTTCTACTGGCTTTTTTGATTCCGACCGGTCTGGGCTGCTTTCTCTACTTCGTGCTGCTGCTGATAACCGGGCATGCAGTGTTTTCAGTCAGTGTCGGGTTGGGGTGTTTTTTGTTCATGCACGTCAGCCTCGCGCTGGGCATCCTCAAGTACCGCCTGTTTGACATCGATCGCTGGTGGTTCAATATCTGGCTGTGGTTTTTTGCCGGGGTTTCGGTGCTGATTGTTGATGGCCTGTTGGCTTTTTCCATGCATCTCAGCACCGGCTCGGCTCTTCCCCTCTCTCTGCTGTTTGTCGGATGGGGCTATTTCCCAGTGCGTCAGTGGGTTCTGGGGCGGATTTATCGAAAACACCGCAAGAGATTCGAGCAGTATTTGCCGATTCTGGTCGCCGGTATCGTGGATCAGGAGAAACATGGCGATGTCTTGTGGGAATTCGTGCTGACAGAAATTTTTGAGCCGCTCTCGCAGAAATTTTCGCCGGGAAACATAGCTTCACCGAAAATTCTGCAATACGGACAGATCCTTCAGGTTCCCAATATCAGCGGCGAGGGGACTATTGAAATAATGTTCCCCAAAAAAGGTCAGCGCCTATTTTCCGCTATGGATGTTCGTTTGGTGGATGAGCTGCACAAGATATCGAGTCAGACCGAAAGCCGGCTGGCCGCACATACGCGCGGCGCTCAGGAAGAGCGTGAACGGATTCTGCGCGATCTGCATGATGATATCGGCGGGCGGCTCCTCTCCCTGGCACAGACATCGAGCAGCCAGCGCACATCTCAGCTTGCCCGTGAAGCCCTGCGCGCACTGCGCGACATCGTCTACAGCCTTGATCCGCAGGCGAGTATTGCGCTGGAGGAGGCTCTAGCCAACTGGCGCCAAAAACTGCATGAGCGTTGTGAGTCAGCCAGCGTCATTTTTGATTGGCAGGTTCGTCCCTTCGATTTCGAGTACCAGCTGAGTCCGCGTCAATTGACAAACCTGTCGCGGGTCCTCTCGGAAGCTGTGACCAACGCTTTCAGTCATGCTGATCTGGATCAGCTCTGGGTCGCATGGCACCTTGAGGGTCAGCAACTCAGGGCGAGTATCCGTAACAATGGGGTTGGGCACGAGTCTGAAGAGGTTCGTTTCGGTAAAGGGTTGAATAATATGCGGAGGAGAATTGCCGATCTGGGCGGGACCCTCGATCACTTCTGTCGCCCCGAAGATAATTCCTTTGAGGTCCGGCTGTCGTTGCCGCTTTCCCCCGAACCCTGA
- a CDS encoding response regulator, producing MKSVLIVEDHDDTRAWWLEHISEAFPEAQALGAVTLKEARKHLKSNSYCLALVDINLPDGSGIDLVREIAVSHPRTYTVITTIFDDDTHIFSALQAGAKGYLIKEQLLCEQVDQLKAVLQGQPPLSPGIARRILAYFSRLGQKAEETEALTTRENEVLQLIAKGFSRPEVARLLGLTTNTVAGYTKIIYQKLNVSSRAEAVYEGLRLGLIDPF from the coding sequence ATGAAATCGGTACTTATCGTAGAAGACCATGACGATACGCGGGCCTGGTGGCTGGAGCATATATCCGAGGCATTTCCCGAGGCGCAAGCGCTGGGCGCGGTGACCCTCAAAGAGGCCCGCAAACACCTGAAGAGCAACTCTTATTGTTTGGCGCTGGTGGACATCAACTTACCTGATGGGTCGGGGATCGACCTGGTCAGGGAGATCGCAGTCTCTCATCCGAGGACTTATACGGTCATCACGACCATCTTCGATGATGATACCCATATCTTTTCGGCCCTGCAGGCCGGTGCCAAAGGGTACCTGATCAAAGAGCAGCTGCTGTGCGAGCAGGTTGATCAACTCAAAGCGGTGCTACAGGGACAGCCCCCACTATCTCCGGGTATCGCCCGCCGTATTCTCGCCTATTTTTCCCGTTTGGGACAAAAGGCCGAAGAAACGGAAGCGCTGACGACACGTGAAAATGAGGTCCTTCAGCTCATCGCCAAGGGGTTTTCGCGCCCTGAGGTCGCCAGACTGCTCGGCTTGACCACCAACACGGTGGCCGGATATACCAAAATCATCTATCAGAAATTGAATGTTTCAAGCCGGGCCGAAGCGGTTTATGAAGGCTTGAGGCTCGGACTGATCGATCCTTTCTAG
- a CDS encoding OmpA family protein: MSDRKASTSVLALILAMVLSVLLVTFSVAAEGEDHPLMKRYPGSEISKSFIKDFDEVVMPTGKSERKGFADSITVKGKVTGIVYQNPKKRSTLEIYQNYEQAMKAAGFEFLFTCADKECGKPGPEDPLLNYRWACFEQRHATAKLARPEGDIFVNLHVCKGTDKTFLGIVESKPMEEGLVKIDADALANEIERTGHASIYGIYFDTDKADVKPESEQALGEIARLLKERPDLKLFVVGHTDSVGSLDYNKDLSIRRARAVVDVLAGTYGISKNRLRGEGVGPLAPVMANNSDGGRAKNRRVELVKQ; this comes from the coding sequence ATGTCTGATCGAAAGGCTTCGACTTCAGTATTAGCTTTGATCTTGGCTATGGTTTTATCGGTTTTGCTTGTGACCTTTTCGGTCGCCGCAGAGGGCGAGGATCACCCGTTGATGAAGCGCTATCCGGGTTCGGAAATCAGTAAGTCATTTATAAAGGACTTCGATGAAGTTGTGATGCCTACGGGCAAGTCGGAGCGTAAGGGGTTTGCCGATAGCATTACCGTCAAAGGGAAGGTCACCGGGATCGTTTATCAGAATCCCAAAAAGAGATCGACGCTTGAAATCTACCAGAACTACGAGCAGGCCATGAAGGCAGCCGGGTTTGAGTTCCTGTTTACCTGCGCCGACAAAGAGTGCGGTAAGCCCGGCCCGGAAGATCCACTGCTTAATTATCGCTGGGCCTGTTTTGAACAGCGTCATGCGACGGCAAAGCTTGCGCGCCCCGAAGGGGATATTTTCGTAAACCTGCATGTGTGCAAAGGCACCGACAAAACCTTTCTGGGGATTGTCGAGTCAAAACCGATGGAAGAAGGATTGGTCAAAATTGACGCCGATGCCCTGGCCAATGAGATTGAGCGGACCGGTCACGCATCTATTTACGGTATCTATTTCGATACCGATAAAGCGGATGTCAAACCGGAATCGGAGCAGGCATTGGGAGAGATCGCCCGGCTTCTCAAGGAGAGGCCGGATCTTAAGTTGTTTGTAGTTGGTCACACCGACAGTGTTGGGAGCCTCGATTACAACAAGGACCTGTCGATTCGCCGGGCGCGCGCGGTGGTTGATGTTTTGGCCGGGACATACGGCATTTCAAAAAATCGACTGCGGGGAGAAGGGGTTGGGCCCCTGGCGCCGGTTATGGCAAACAACAGCGATGGAGGGCGGGCGAAAAACAGGCGGGTGGAGTTGGTGAAGCAGTAA
- a CDS encoding Ig-like domain-containing protein, translating into MKRTSFLWLLVLLLGTTLGGCGSDSPSPDLTPPTLAQNQPSNPADGATNVPLNTVITLSFNETIDSASVTAGTFTLSSNGTNVPGAVSVSGPTVTFQSVADLGPDTTYVVTLAPGVTDMAGNAMTTGYSWNFMTSAAPDLTAPSVSPPPAPADGAVDVPINTSITLTFSEPIASTSVTSSTFVLSAGGTAVPGTLAVQDGTITFQPQAALGYDTLYTVTAQAGITDLADNPLGAAYSWSFTTAAAPDTTPPTVSTVTPPSPADGAVDVPVSTAVSITFSEAMAAASFTSADFLLSTGVSNVAGVISVSGATATFQPSADLTAGTTYTATVKGSVTDLAGNPLGSDHTWGFTTAAATIGPALDAPLMLNTAGVTTYSYTYEGGLVQIDDQGNAIAVWIQADPYIHELWTSRYQAPTATTAGAWSSPQMLASPATGETIYEPALAMNGAGEAILVWRVYVSAASQSYLYSRYFDPVSGWGAVEPLNSAAGGGLMRVVLDDSGNATVAWERSKPVPGRPSSGRVKTVGANRYDPASGWGPEVLLEDLVFTDAADFSDVKVPTLALDSAGHVTAVWKMYDTTNYNVHAARFNGVSWSSVATLHTTSNYIVPFMAAGADGSGNVTVAWRQNGTGSNTLGVAQFDATGSSWGTPLQLADAAGLTASDLAVDASGTAMVIWRQEPATNQEIMSRLYTPGSGWASAVSVTGADLQTAPSSESVTRIAASGSGNFFAGWNAGGSVSPSATFANLYDPLTGWGTLTVIHDQNGSAAGLPKLSANPSGEAVMTWGQSSDKGTWGSLYH; encoded by the coding sequence ATGAAGAGGACCAGCTTCCTGTGGCTATTGGTGCTGTTACTGGGCACGACTCTGGGGGGGTGCGGTAGCGACTCTCCTTCTCCAGACCTGACGCCTCCGACTCTCGCTCAGAACCAACCCTCTAATCCCGCTGACGGTGCCACGAACGTTCCCTTAAACACTGTCATCACCCTTAGTTTTAACGAAACGATCGACTCGGCCTCGGTAACCGCCGGTACTTTTACACTAAGCTCCAATGGGACAAACGTTCCAGGTGCGGTCAGCGTAAGTGGCCCCACCGTTACGTTTCAGTCCGTCGCTGATTTGGGTCCCGACACGACCTACGTGGTGACTCTGGCTCCTGGTGTGACCGATATGGCGGGGAACGCCATGACCACAGGATACTCCTGGAACTTTATGACCTCTGCTGCTCCTGATCTTACTGCGCCGTCGGTCAGTCCGCCGCCTGCACCGGCAGATGGCGCCGTCGACGTTCCGATTAATACTTCCATCACGCTCACTTTCTCCGAACCGATTGCCTCCACCTCGGTGACCTCGAGTACCTTTGTCCTGAGTGCCGGTGGAACAGCGGTCCCCGGGACCCTCGCGGTGCAGGATGGGACCATCACCTTCCAGCCTCAGGCGGCCCTCGGCTACGACACCCTCTACACCGTGACCGCCCAGGCCGGGATCACCGATCTGGCTGATAACCCGCTCGGTGCGGCATACAGTTGGAGCTTCACCACCGCTGCCGCACCGGATACCACACCGCCGACGGTCAGTACTGTGACGCCACCTTCTCCTGCGGATGGGGCTGTGGACGTTCCGGTCAGCACTGCTGTTTCGATTACTTTTTCTGAGGCGATGGCCGCTGCCTCATTCACCTCCGCCGATTTTCTCTTGAGTACGGGCGTGTCTAATGTCGCTGGTGTAATCAGCGTCAGCGGCGCGACCGCCACTTTTCAGCCGTCCGCCGATCTGACCGCCGGAACCACCTACACGGCCACGGTGAAAGGGTCCGTCACCGATCTTGCCGGAAATCCTCTGGGGAGCGATCATACCTGGGGGTTCACCACCGCAGCAGCGACAATCGGCCCGGCCTTGGACGCGCCGCTCATGCTCAATACCGCGGGGGTGACGACCTATTCCTATACGTACGAGGGTGGCCTGGTGCAGATAGACGATCAGGGCAATGCGATTGCCGTCTGGATACAGGCCGACCCCTATATCCATGAACTCTGGACCAGTCGTTACCAGGCACCGACCGCCACAACGGCCGGTGCCTGGAGTTCGCCGCAGATGTTAGCCTCTCCAGCGACCGGTGAGACCATCTACGAGCCTGCTCTGGCCATGAATGGGGCCGGTGAGGCGATTCTGGTCTGGCGGGTCTATGTCAGTGCGGCGAGTCAGAGCTATCTCTATTCACGTTATTTTGATCCAGTCAGCGGCTGGGGGGCGGTTGAACCCTTGAACTCCGCTGCTGGCGGCGGCCTGATGAGGGTGGTGTTGGATGATTCAGGGAATGCTACAGTTGCCTGGGAGCGGAGCAAACCAGTGCCCGGAAGACCTTCAAGCGGACGGGTGAAGACGGTGGGTGCAAATCGATATGACCCGGCCAGCGGCTGGGGCCCTGAAGTTCTCCTGGAGGATCTCGTTTTCACCGATGCCGCTGACTTTTCCGACGTCAAGGTGCCAACCCTCGCCCTCGACTCTGCCGGTCATGTGACAGCAGTCTGGAAAATGTACGATACGACGAATTACAATGTTCACGCCGCGCGGTTCAACGGAGTGAGTTGGAGTTCGGTAGCGACGCTCCATACGACCTCCAATTACATTGTGCCCTTTATGGCAGCCGGTGCTGACGGTAGCGGCAACGTCACCGTCGCCTGGCGGCAAAACGGAACTGGATCAAACACCCTCGGGGTTGCCCAATTTGACGCCACAGGGAGCAGTTGGGGCACCCCGCTGCAGTTGGCTGATGCTGCAGGGTTGACGGCGAGCGACCTGGCGGTTGATGCCAGCGGCACTGCCATGGTCATTTGGCGCCAGGAGCCGGCCACCAACCAGGAAATCATGAGTCGTCTCTATACCCCTGGTAGCGGTTGGGCCTCAGCAGTCTCCGTAACCGGTGCTGATCTGCAGACCGCGCCGAGTAGCGAAAGCGTAACCCGCATCGCGGCCTCGGGCAGTGGAAACTTCTTTGCAGGCTGGAATGCCGGCGGGTCGGTCAGCCCGTCGGCGACATTCGCCAACCTGTACGATCCTCTTACCGGTTGGGGAACCCTGACGGTTATACATGACCAGAACGGCAGCGCCGCTGGCCTGCCGAAACTCTCAGCAAACCCGAGCGGCGAAGCGGTAATGACCTGGGGGCAGAGTAGCGATAAAGGAACTTGGGGCAGTCTCTACCATTAA
- a CDS encoding DUF47 domain-containing protein, whose protein sequence is MALIGIFKNSIGIEKEIDSFLDLASESGLIYLQGMNAYLAGNIEGFCEHLAQNVNTEKQADVLRRSIEDLLYRKTLIPESRGDVLKLIERMDALLGQFKGVMFRIEIERPRIAPEFHEDLRAINDCAVQCVEAMTLSLRAYFKDISQVADHMHKVIFWETESDKASTRLQKAIFGHEQLGLDAKMQLRDLVKHIDKIADQGEDLADSLAIFVIKRSF, encoded by the coding sequence ATGGCTTTAATCGGAATCTTCAAAAACAGTATCGGGATCGAAAAAGAGATCGACTCTTTTCTTGATCTGGCCAGTGAGTCAGGGCTGATTTATCTGCAGGGGATGAATGCCTATCTGGCCGGGAATATCGAAGGTTTCTGCGAGCATCTGGCGCAGAATGTCAATACGGAAAAACAGGCTGATGTCCTGCGTCGCTCGATTGAAGATCTGCTCTACCGGAAAACCCTGATTCCCGAATCACGTGGTGATGTTCTAAAGCTGATTGAACGGATGGATGCCCTGCTCGGGCAGTTCAAGGGGGTGATGTTCCGCATTGAGATCGAACGGCCGCGGATCGCCCCTGAGTTTCACGAAGATTTGAGAGCCATAAATGATTGTGCTGTACAGTGCGTTGAGGCCATGACCCTGTCATTGCGGGCCTATTTCAAGGATATCTCCCAGGTCGCCGATCACATGCATAAGGTTATTTTTTGGGAAACCGAATCGGATAAGGCTTCGACCCGGTTGCAGAAGGCGATCTTCGGTCATGAGCAGCTGGGGCTGGATGCGAAAATGCAACTGCGTGATCTGGTCAAACATATCGATAAAATTGCTGATCAGGGCGAAGACCTGGCCGACAGCCTGGCGATTTTCGTCATTAAACGTTCATTTTAG